Genomic window (Capsicum annuum cultivar UCD-10X-F1 chromosome 10, UCD10Xv1.1, whole genome shotgun sequence):
TTGATGTCCTTCTGGTTTATTGAGGTTCTGGTGGTTCTATTTTCCATTGGTGGCGTTGAGGTATGTCTTAGCTATAAAAGACATAATCAAGTGATCTTAGCTATAAAAGACATAATAAAGTGATTAACTAATAAGGTGTTTGTCTAATAACTTCGGTACATAGGTGAGATGGTCACGTAGTTCATCATGGTAATCTTTGCCTGGGTTCAAGCCTCACCATCGCCTCATTATCAAAAATTTTCACGTGCTATTGAGCTAGGGAAATAAAAAGAGTTAGATCAGCACGTGAGCTGGCATATTGAAgacatatggagtaattaattaatattgaatAGTGTGCTCTCTCTATAATTAAGCTTTTAGATGAAATTTATGACACAGTTTAACAGTACAGAATGTGAAGTACACATCCAAGGATGCAATACATTAGTTTTAGTTCAACTAATAGATCTCTATAAAAGTAGCAATGAAAGACATTTTCATTGGTACTTATTAACAACTTCCATCTGTTGGTGATTCAATATTAGTCGAGCTGAAGCAAATAAGTTGCTAGCATGGGATAGATAAGCATTTGAAGTAGATGAACAAAAAAGAATGGAATAAACTCATCTTGTCTCCACATGACAACATACGAATTCTATGCTGACACTTATTCCTCATTGTGCTTGCAGGGGCTACAAACCTGTTTGGTGACCTTGTTATCATGGTATGTTTATTTTATTGGTGTTACTGGTTGTTATTGTGTTAGTTAGGTCGTGCCAAACAATTTGTTAGGCAAAATAGGGAGGGCAAAGAGGAAACGTGTTGGAggaaaattttcaagaaatttaTTACTTGAGTGGAATTAGGACCAAACTGAAATTTTCCCCCTTTTCTTAAATGGTTGGCTGATTCAGTCCCCCTCGTTCTTCGTTCTATTTTAACCATTATAGTGGATAAATACCGAATCCCTCTCACTCAATGGATGCAGGTGCCTCCTTAGTTTTAAGTTTCCACTGTGGCACCTCTTTCTTATTTGGAAATTTAGTACAGAAAGGAGGATTTATTCCCCTTAATGTGCTGCTGTACAAGCTAATAAGTAATAACTTATACAAGTTTCGGATCAACCTACACATCCTTTAACCTTCCTCTTTAAACTTCTTCCATGAGTTCAGGGACCTCAACGTAATTCTCGGGTGTGGAGTGATCAATCTGTTTAAGAGCTGATATGCCATCCAAATTGGCAACATCAGTGCTTATAAGCAAGTTCAAAGCTGTCTTTCTGTTTGTGGAACCATTGGCACATATACTCTCCTCAGTCCTCTATGCTTTATAAGTATGTAATCCTGGCACAGTGGATGATATTGACCCATAGTTGCATGCATCATGGCATTTTAAATATGCCGACATTCTTGCAGGCTTTGGTTTGGGCTGGATCTACATACATTCATGTCTTACAATGTGATAATAGCATGAACTCATAAGCAAAGATGAAAATATGTGGAATAAGATCTGAAAGCACTGACAGTTGAATAATGAGTATAGAACAATGACGAGGAATTGCTTTCGCAAATGAGAGGCAAAAGTTTGGAAAGTTGGATCTTTCTGTTTAATTCAAACCTTAGcatttcaaaatctttttttatattgctggcattaaatttgaatttttaatagtAGTTCAAATAGAAAGCCATCCATTTTTGGACTTACTGTTATTTGAACCATAAAAATATTAGTCccacagtcctaatttctgtgATGGTGTTTAATTGGATATGGAGttcaaaaaagaaagatttttcaGACACTTGTGGTTTAAAACATCCCATAGACATTTATGTGGCTACAAAATCATGTCATTAAGGGGAACCTGGGAAGGGTCAAGTTAAAAACTGTTTCGAAGTATAGAAAGAGTAATTATTTTGTGATAGAATAAAATGGCAAGTGTCACATAAAATAGGCAGCAGGAGTACTAACTATTTCTAGTAAGCGGTGGAATGTCTAAGAAAACCAAACAGTATTCTTAGTAAATGAAGATGCCAAAATATGGCTTATAAAGTCATAGTTAAAGATACCTAGTTTGACTACTTGAAGGGATAAGTGTATAATCTGTTTAGGACAATGACCCATTTGAAAATTCGGAGGAGTCTCCTTTGCAATATTTGATTTTTCAGTTACTTGGAATTATTTGGCTTCAAGAAGACATAGGCTTTTGAGGAAGGCAAAATATTCCCTTAAAtagaataacaataacaacatacctagtgtattcctacaaaatagtgtattcccacaaaaggGGGTCTGGAAAGGGTAAAATTTACGCAgttcatatcactacctcagatgaagtagaaatGACATCAGTTTCCGTGTAAAGGGCTAAAAATTGTTTGGGTTTATCATAGGTTTGGTTTCCTATTTCTCATCAGGTTAAACAttttagtagccgtttggccatgaaaactaaaatttttcagagttggagttgaaattggagctGGAGTTGTATTTGAtcatgtcttttttgaatttttttttgatttttgaaaaaacttttttaaatatgattttatacccTAACTTTTtacaaattatcaaaatcacccaactaaaatttacctactaatggaaaaagaacacaattagccactattataaaaataattacatatacatggtcatatttaatgaatttcaattatgacatatataatatttaaattaatagccgttttctcatatttgaaaattttaaatatggatgttctattaacagatcactgcttcctttttttaggtaacaaatattatctttcaaataaatttatttttttaggaatttatttaatttatttccttcattttccgttcctaaaaaataggaaatgatgaattgttaaattttagggtgctgctaatttatttctttaattttcttatatatgaaagattttactgtgtatgaataaattatttctatgtaaaacatgctttgcatatttatggtactccctccgtcccattttatgtgtagccatttgaccgggcacggagtttaaaaaataagagaagacttgataatatttaccaaattatcttttataaaaaaatgtgcttctatcttttttttttttttttaattaagtgggctcaataagggtaaaagtgtaattgtgtttttaaatatttaccaaataaggaaacatgacattctttttgggacggactaaaaaggaaatgatgacacataaaatgggacggagggagtatattatATCAtgtaccataaatatataaatatgcttagtatgtttctttatactttgtatttttatatatgtgtgtatatggtatatacatggtataaacttcatatataacatactttgtatatttatattataaatatgcttagtatgtttcttaatacttttttatatttatatatgtgtgtatatggtatacatagtataaactttatatgtaacatactttgtatatttctattataaatataatactttatatatttatgggtataaatataaattaacagtaaaataatgttttaaataagggataaaaataatgacgagagagaaaaagagatatatattaattaggataacattaagtttgaaattataattatcttattctttaaaactactatatacgtaatattgaaaaagtaatgttataaggagagttttatgtaaaaatttaaaagattggggttatatgtaataataataaaagttggaattggagttggaaaattgtgaaaacaataaaaacctgttttcccttttcagaaaaattttccGGAATTATTTTCCGAATTTTCAttgccaaacaccacaatttccaactccGGAAAATTTTTccggaaaaaagggaaaaatttgcATGGCCAAATGGGCCCTTAGTCTAATTTCCTCCCCTTCTTTCATGGTGGTGCTCGAAGAGCCCCTCATCATCAGTAGTAATGGTGAATTGGTGATTGTGACCAGGTTTCTGTTATTTTATTCTTGAAACAAggtttaatttcttttttcttaccATAATGTCATTTCATTTGTTGGTTCTCAGACATGTCACATGTGGCTAAGAGTCATTATTTATAGTTTCAGATGGTTTGAACATGCTCAAGAATCATTTCTTAAAGTTCCACTTCTGGGGCCTGTTTCATATCTTACTCTGGCAATTTCTCCGTTCTGCTTAGCTTTTGCTGTTATGTGGGCGGTTTTCCGCCGTGTCTCCTTTGCTTGGATAGGTCAAGACATACTTGTAAGAACTATTATCATTACATTTGTTCCCTTGTAATTTTTTGTATTACATAACTATTATCATTACATTTGTTCCCTTGTAATTTTTTGTATTATCTTTAAATACAGCTGCTACCTTCACGTAATGCAAATAATCTGGCTTTTGTTTCCCTGTTTTCAACCCTAACTGATTCTGCCTACGGGTTAAATAGATGCTCTAGTGTTAGGATTGTCATGGAATGATGTCTAACAACTGGGTATTCAAGAAGTTGGGATATTAGTCTTATGTGCTAGTGGACAAATTTCATTTCTGTGGTATAAACTTTTTCGGTCAAATGAATAAACTCCTTTTTATGTACTTCAAAACAAAAAGCAGCTGTTCTGGTCTTGTCAACGTGGAGTCGTGATATGTTTGAAAAAGAGTAGGCAtgtacttaaatttttttattattatatatatatatatatatatatatatatatatatatatatatatatatatatatatatataacagcctttctacttcatcagaggtagaggtatggactgcgtacatcttaccccctcagaccccactaggtgggaatacactgggtttgttgtttgtatatatatatatatatatatatatatttctgataaccgtggtgtccaggCCAGCtttcgcgcacctcgactaaacccacgggatacctgccaccttcTACCAGCAACAGATACCAGGTAACTTTGTCCACCAAAGGCTTGGACAtatgggaagaatcacctagtgttttttgtcTTCGCTGAGGTTTGAACTTGACAACCTTTTTTATTGTGTGAAAAAAGGAGCAAATTTGCTCCTTTTCTATTTTCAAACTAGGGGTAAAAACCTCAGCACTTACAATATTGCATTATCTGTGTTCTTGGGAACCTTTTTATCTCTCTTCTATAAAACAAATCATAGTAACTGTCATTCCGTTGGAACTACTATACTTCTGCTGAGGTGTCGTGTTTTTCTGCAAAAAGTGAAATTACCTACTTCCTCCGTCTCAATTATGTGGCACCCTTTCACTTGGTACGGTgtttaagaaaaaaaggaaggCTTTTGAAGATTGTGGTCGGAAATAATCCTTGAATATTTGTGTGATTGTAAATCATTTTATTAAGGTTAAAAAGGGAATTTTAAGTTAAACTTTTCTAATTATAGTAAGATGACCTTCTTTTGGGACGGCCTAAAAAGGAAAGGGTGCTTCTTAAAATGGGAAGGAGGGAAGTGTATCTGTTAGGAGTCCTTATATGTGGAGACATGGAAATGGTGACACAGAAGCTTCTTGGTCCAAGCTAGTTTGTTTAGTTTGCTTTTAAGCGGAGAGATttggggttggggggggggggggggggggggggggatctaTGACCTTTTGGAATTcagcttctatttttttttcttggtttacATGATCTCAAGATTCAAAACTTCCCCCTTAACTTTATACCCAGTCAAATAAAAGACAGAATGAAATGGATGGAGTAGTATTTATGCTGAAACAGACTGCTAGACTAAAGGAGAACTCTCATTGCTCCCCGTCTACCCTGAAAGAAAAAAGAGGAGGTAAAACTAAAAGAtattcatgtttttattaatattggCTGGAGAAGAATATGTTGGTTGGTGGTTCCATGTGATTGGTAAGGAGGAAAGGTTGGGGTTttgggttgggggggggggggggggggggggggtggggaggttgtggggggggggggggggggggggggggggcgtgTTACACATTATATTGCTAGGTCAAAATTGTGGAGCACAGTATCAGATATATAAGTGCGTAATGCCAAGAATCATTAGGTTACTTTGGAGGGAATTCAGGAGGAAGAACATGTGGAGGAAAGCATGGGAGGTGACCTCCTTTCTGCTCATGTGGAAGGAGAAAAATAGAAGAGCATATGAGGTAGTTGAAAGTTCTTATGTAAGTATGAGGGGAATCATTTCGTAATGTGTCAAGGCTTGGATGTTGTTTGTTGATAAATATGTTTTCATGCAACTTCTAATTTTTTGTATATAGCATGTATACATGGTGTATTCCTTACTCCGTCTTTTGACTGATATCAAGTGTAGTACTTGCTCCTATCagtttaatattttatatgtggCGTATGTCTCTTCATTAATGACCGATTTACCTTTCTCAATAAAAATGTATGATCTTAGTTTCTTTCTTCTCTTAACTCTAGGGTATGGCATTGATCATCACTGTTCTTCAGATCATACGAGTTCCCAACCTCAAGGTAAATCAATTCATTGTGCTGCATTTTCTCATTATGGGATGGATTTTGTGATGTAATTGTTTCTGGTATTTAGACCACAAGCACATAATTTAGGACAGCACCTTCTCCCCTCAGTGCTTCTAACTTTGAGTTAGCAATTCCTTCCTGAATGTGGTGCCATTAATTTTATATGTCAACTAGTGAGCAGATAAGTGGTCGGCAAAAAGCTAAATTTTACTGATGTTACCTTCGAGTTgagtgaaatatatatttttggtttttttcccaaaagaggaaaaaaaggagTGAGTAGGGAGTAAAGTTGTCAGTCACTTAAGACGGACTTTGTAGGTACAGGAATGAATACAATGGTTTACAATAAGTAGATATGGAACCCTTTTTCTCTTAAGACACTCAGGTGAAGCTAGAGACGTTTATCATGTGCACCCAGCCCCTTGCTTGTTGCAAATGTAACACAATCTGGAAGACCCTATGGTTTAGTAAACAGATATGCAGCGTAATCTGTTGAACTCACTAGGGAGGTTTGTAAAGCTAACTTGCGGGATAACAAACTTTATTCTGTAATTCCTCTCATTCTCGTCCTCCTAACTGTTTGAAATGGTTTCTCTTCCTCCAGTTTATCTTGTGCTTCTGTTAGCTTTTCAACCATCATGCAATTAAGAAATTGTAAGAATTAAGCACAGTAGTTTCTAATTAGTATGTTTTAGAAACTTCCTCAGGTGTGATTACTTTTATGCCCCTCTAAAGTCAAATTTTGGGACCTTAACAGGAACTAGCTGTGAAGCCATTAAAGGAGATTAACATTATTCTTTTTTGTGATATTATCAGGTGGGAACAGTTCTTCTCACTTGTGCATTCTTCTATGACATTTTCTGGGTATTTGTTTCTAAATGGTTGTTCCACAAGAGTGTGATGATAGAGGTAAGCTCATACTTGATTGTTTGTCTCTATTTTAGGTCCACTTCCGGATTTTCAGCCCTGCCTGTCACAGAAGGGTGTTGTTGTTGACAAACGTAAAATTGTTTTCCTTGATGCAGGTTGCGCGTGGTGATAAAAGCGGAGAAGATGGAATTCCCATGTTACTGAAAATCCCGCGAATACGTGATCCCTGGGGTGGCTACAGCATCATTGGGTTTGGCGACATAATTTTACCAGGGTTACTAGTAGCATTTTCCCTAAGGTCTGACCACTAGCTGAAAGAGACTTTGCGTATCCATTAATATGGTTCCATAAAGCCCCGTGTATTTAATACCTGGATCACTAGTAGCTTTCATTTTAAGATTTGGTTGTTGAGCTGGATCACAGTTGCACTTTATCCATTAATGTTTTCCACAAATCCCTGAGTCTTTAAAAGCTTCAGACTTTTAGTTTCACCACATTTTTTATCCTCCAAAGAAGGCCTGATCTATGCACTGGTTCTACACAACTGGTGAAAGCTTGAAAGCCCAGCAGGTACCTATGGGGGGCTATATGTTAATTGTTATGGTTGCTTACAGCTTCCATGTTAGAGCACTTTTGCTTGTGCGCAAACAAGTGATAAATTATAGAAAATGCTGTACCAAGTTTCTTGTTTGGGACTAGGTCTTAGTAGTAGTTGTTGTTGCTGTACCAAAGTTGGGAGTTGTTTACTtatcaataaagaaaaaagatttgaGGTATCATGATTAATGCGGCATGCTCACAACTTGAAATATAAAGGCAGTCAGAAGCTTTTTAACTCTTAGGATTTATTTATTACATTATGCTCTTTGTTGCAGATACGACTGGTTGTGCAAGAAGAGCCTTCGAGCTGGTTATTTTCTGTGGACTATGACTGCTTATGGTTTAGGTATGACTTCTGCATAGGAAGACTGGGGTTGCTCTGTTTTACTTGTCATAATACTCTTCTTGTAACCAAGTTTACACCATCTTCTTTTTGTCAATACAGATCTTATCAGTTTGATAAAAACAGAGCATTGCTGCATTAGTTAATTAGATCAGATAAATGTTACTACTCATGAAACATTCCATGTTTGAGGTTTTCTTTTGGGGGCCATGTGTTTACATTTGATCTTCATTCCATCATTCCTTCTCATCAAAAGTTAACATGTTTTTTCCTGACCAACCGAAAAGTCAGTATCTTTGAAATTGTTACCAAATTCTGCTAGATTTAGGTTTAATCGAAGTTCTCATTTGACTTCAATTTTCTTGAACAGGTTTATTTGCAACTTATGTGGGTCTGAACTTGATGGATGGCCATGGTCAACCTGCTTTGCTATATATAGTTCCTTGCACATTAGGTATGTTACAGGAAGCATAAAAAGATATCCCTActgtcaaaaaaaatatataatggaGGGGCCAATATTTAAATTCTGATAGTGAAGGTGGAGTCTACACCCACATATTTTTAGTGTGATTCCGTAGGAAAGAGGAAATAGCCACTTAGGCATCAGTGTCTTATGTCCACAAAATTTACTGGCAGGTGTTGAGAAGCAAACTGCTTTTTGGACCTTTTAATCTTATACAGAGAGCAATTTGGAATTGGGATTATTATATCTATAACTCAGAAGAAATAGTCAGCTATGACTCCGAAGATATAATCAGGAGTCCTGCACCTAAGGGTGTGGCCTAGCTGTCAATGAAGTGGATGAAAATTTTGGAGAACATGGTTAAAATCCCAGCAgagaccaaaaaaaataaaataccactGGGTGATTTCGCTACCTTATAATTGTGTTGGAGGGAGGTAGCACGTACTAGGTGGAATAGTTGAGATGCGCACAAGATGGACAGGGTGCCATTGTTACTAGAAAAAAAGATATAATCAGGAGTATCCAATACCAACTTGAACTTTGATTTAGTGGTATCATAGCGCAGACGGATGATGCCTAACTATTAAAACCATTGAAGCAATATGTCTAGCTAAATATAGGATTTTGCATCTTCACCCATTTGCACAAAGAACCTATAGATGCTGAAAGGATATGATATAGGTGACTGTGACAGTAAACTGAGTAGACAAATGTGGTGGGGTTGATTTAATTGCATCTTGAGCGTGTAATTTTAGTCAACAAATGAAAAACACATTACATGCTTTATGAGAATGGGTTGACTTCGTTCCTTTTTTTTTGCTCTCTTTTCAAGTTCTTGGGCAAGGCAGTCGGGTTGTAGGCTTTTGTCAACTGAAAGAATCATAGTGGTAGGGTTTGAGTAGGGTATTGACAGATCCTTATTCATCCTCTCCTTGTGGTAATGTTAACCTAATTTTTCCCTTGTGAACTATGAATTGAAGTACCTAAACCGAGGTCCTCCCCCTTCTCCATGTATTTGCCTTTTGggtattaataatatatagatggGGGTTCATGCTGAAACCCACGCCATCACAAATTAACAAAACAAATGCATACCTATAGTCGTCTTAGAGTGAGTCTATATAGCAAAAAGTAGAACAGTTCTGGACTTTAGGATACACTGTAGACACAATTTGGCAGTCCATGATGAAGGCTGAAGTCTTCCTTATATTTTACATCATCACTGATACAAGATCTAAACCTAATACACGAAATTAAGGactaaagacacaaaaatcagcaaccacaagataaagaaaacaacacaataagaaaggggatgaagaagagatgcataaaagtaaagatagtagaaagacctttactcctaccaagtgattaacaaaagatggtgtatcaaaccatcaatcacacctcaccaatagaagctcaaaccttcctcttaggtgaaccaaaggactcacacttcctcaatcacacctttcttgccaattgatcaacacaagtgaaatccatcaaatgtattaatctctcaagtttgGATGTCTTTTttcaagacctacactaagatggtttttccaagccctacactaaggaaagaactacactaagagtaatactcaatttcaattcatcaaagtctaatgaaaaatgGAAGctaagggtctatttatactattacaagacaatgtctaaaatacccttaatgaagggtgctcctttggagtgtagaAAGGGagtctcaaaagaccataatatcCCTAAGTTGAGGCGCCTTTAGAGTGTATTCAAGGCTGCCTTGGAGTGTATTAAAAGCTCTTCTTCACGTTTTAGCAAATACACTCCCTTGGTTGAAGGCATCATGCTCTGATAAGCTCGcatttgcatgaacaaggattgaaaaggctccaaaagggtcttcaatccgaagcttgaacctttgataatgccttgtactcttttttgctctttatgcttgtatcaatCACCCTTCTAGACATTGAAGGGGTGCCTTGGAGCAACGGTAGAGCTCTACGTGTAACCAGGTCATGGGTTTGAGCCGTAGAAGCAGCTACTAATGCTTGCATTCGGGTAGGCTGTTTACATCAATACCCCTTGGGGTGCGACCCTTCCCAGACCCTGCTTACGCAGCATCCTTTGTGCATTGAGCTGTCTTTTTCTACTGTTCTAAACATTAAAAACTCATTCTTTCATATTCTTGTTATGTTTCTCGATATAAAAGTACACTAAGATCTGCTACTGTCAATTTCAGGCACATTTTTGGTGTTGGCAACAAAAAGAGGTGAGCTGA
Coding sequences:
- the LOC107845329 gene encoding signal peptide peptidase-like 4 isoform X4, producing MVCDPGESDVDIGIPAVMLPQDAGTSLIAFLRNSSAVSVQLYSPKRPSIDVAEVFLWLMAVVTILCASYWSAWSAREAAIEQDKFLKDGSDDYGGKEVTHSGVVDINTTSALLFVVVASCFLIMLYKLMSFWFIEVLVVLFSIGGVEGLQTCLVTLLSCFRWFEHAQESFLKVPLLGPVSYLTLAISPFCLAFAVMWAVFRRVSFAWIGQDILGMALIITVLQIIRVPNLKVGTVLLTCAFFYDIFWVFVSKWLFHKSVMIEVARGDKSGEDGIPMLLKIPRIRDPWGGYSIIGFGDIILPGLLVAFSLRYDWLCKKSLRAGYFLWTMTAYGLGLFATYVGLNLMDGHGQPALLYIVPCTLGTFLVLATKRGELKHLWTRGEPYRPCPHIQLQPSE